The proteins below are encoded in one region of Thermosulfurimonas marina:
- a CDS encoding 5-formyltetrahydrofolate cyclo-ligase, which yields MEDIARRKKELREAVWRRLTEAGVARFPGAWGRIPNFVGAEEAARRALELPEVQRARVVFVNPDSPQYPLRAELLSAGKVLVMAAPKLSGEKPFLLLDPTRIKPHPLRVATLKGAFRYGIRIGPEEAPLVDLFVTGCVAVSPEGARLGKGGGFADREYALLLKAGRLAPGAPVLTTVHEFQILSGIPQEPHDLRVDILVTPERVLRVSRET from the coding sequence ATGGAAGATATAGCCAGACGCAAAAAGGAGCTTCGGGAGGCGGTCTGGCGCAGGCTCACCGAGGCCGGAGTGGCTCGTTTCCCCGGGGCCTGGGGGCGTATTCCCAACTTTGTGGGGGCCGAGGAGGCCGCCCGCCGGGCCCTGGAACTCCCGGAGGTGCAAAGGGCCCGGGTGGTCTTCGTTAATCCCGATAGCCCCCAATATCCCCTGAGGGCCGAACTCCTTTCTGCAGGAAAGGTCCTAGTCATGGCCGCCCCCAAACTTTCCGGGGAAAAACCCTTTCTCCTCCTGGACCCCACAAGGATAAAACCCCATCCCTTGAGGGTGGCCACCCTCAAAGGCGCCTTCCGTTACGGGATAAGGATCGGTCCCGAGGAGGCCCCGCTGGTGGACCTTTTCGTTACGGGCTGTGTGGCCGTGAGCCCCGAAGGGGCGCGCCTGGGAAAGGGTGGGGGTTTTGCCGATCGGGAATACGCCCTGCTCCTGAAGGCCGGGCGTCTCGCTCCCGGGGCCCCGGTGCTGACCACCGTGCACGAATTCCAGATCCTTTCGGGAATCCCCCAGGAACCCCATGATCTTAGAGTGGATATCCTGGTGACCCCCGAGAGGGTCCTTCGTGTTTCACGTGAAACATAG
- a CDS encoding septal ring lytic transglycosylase RlpA family protein, whose product MSGFFFLFSCGGPEHRVKIVHVPLGPSAGKPYKANGRTYYPLPRPLGYTEEGLASWYGPGFHGRRTASGEIYNMYAFTAAHKTLPLGTYVLVTNLKNGRRVVVRINDRGPFVPGRIIDLSYAAARALNMVEDGVVPVRITVLAPARPGPKGPVFARVPNLKKGEFYLQVGAFRSYTNAVRLRERLARRFRTVLIEPYDSPEGPFYRVKIFLAYDLEKARKMAESLRREFPEAFVVAR is encoded by the coding sequence TTGAGTGGTTTTTTCTTTCTTTTTTCCTGTGGCGGTCCGGAGCACCGGGTAAAGATCGTGCACGTCCCCCTGGGGCCTTCAGCAGGAAAGCCCTACAAAGCAAATGGGCGCACCTATTATCCCTTACCCCGCCCTCTGGGCTATACGGAGGAAGGCCTGGCCTCCTGGTATGGTCCGGGTTTTCACGGCCGCCGCACCGCAAGCGGAGAGATTTACAACATGTATGCCTTTACCGCGGCCCACAAGACCCTCCCCCTGGGGACCTATGTCCTAGTGACTAATCTCAAAAACGGCCGGCGGGTAGTGGTGCGCATCAACGATCGGGGCCCCTTTGTCCCGGGACGGATTATTGATCTTTCCTATGCCGCGGCCCGGGCTTTAAACATGGTCGAAGATGGGGTGGTTCCCGTAAGGATCACCGTGCTGGCCCCGGCCCGACCGGGACCCAAAGGGCCGGTCTTTGCCCGGGTGCCCAACCTCAAAAAGGGCGAGTTCTATCTTCAGGTGGGGGCCTTTCGCAGCTACACCAACGCGGTGCGCCTGCGGGAGCGCCTGGCCCGGCGCTTCCGCACCGTGCTCATCGAACCCTACGACTCTCCCGAGGGCCCCTTTTACCGGGTCAAGATCTTCCTGGCCTATGACCTGGAAAAGGCCCGCAAAATGGCAGAAAGTCTGCGAAGGGAGTTCCCCGAAGCCTTTGTGGTGGCCCGGTGA
- the rnc gene encoding ribonuclease III: MKELYPRLPELERRLGVRFRDPGLLVQALIHRSYAAEKKLPPGADNERLEFLGDAVLSAVITHLLFERFPEASEGELSRMRAWLVREERLARIAERLGLFEFVLVSRGEARSGGPKKASILAGALEAVIGAIYLDGGYGKVFECLRRLFARLLPQARRGMEADYRSRLQELTQALFRETPTYEVVSEKGPSHAPIFEVEVRVGERVLGRGKGRSKKEAAQEAARKALDILEKEK, from the coding sequence GTGAAGGAGCTCTATCCACGTCTCCCAGAGCTTGAAAGACGACTGGGGGTCCGTTTTCGGGACCCGGGGCTCCTGGTACAGGCCCTCATCCACCGCTCTTACGCCGCAGAAAAAAAGCTTCCGCCCGGGGCGGATAATGAACGGCTGGAATTCCTGGGAGATGCCGTACTTTCGGCGGTCATAACCCATCTCCTCTTTGAGCGGTTTCCCGAGGCCTCGGAGGGAGAGCTTTCCCGCATGCGGGCTTGGCTGGTTCGGGAAGAACGTCTGGCTCGGATAGCGGAAAGACTGGGGCTTTTCGAGTTTGTGCTCGTGAGTCGAGGAGAGGCCCGCTCCGGAGGGCCGAAAAAGGCTTCTATCCTGGCCGGGGCCCTTGAGGCGGTGATCGGAGCGATTTATCTTGATGGAGGCTACGGGAAGGTCTTTGAATGCCTGCGGCGGCTCTTTGCCCGGCTTCTCCCTCAGGCCCGGCGAGGGATGGAGGCGGATTACCGCTCGCGGCTCCAAGAGCTCACCCAGGCCCTGTTTCGGGAAACCCCCACCTATGAGGTAGTCTCCGAAAAAGGGCCCTCCCACGCCCCGATCTTCGAGGTGGAAGTTCGGGTGGGGGAGCGGGTGCTGGGTCGGGGGAAGGGGCGCTCCAAGAAAGAAGCCGCCCAAGAGGCCGCCCGCAAGGCCCTAGATATCCTGGAGAAGGAGAAATGA
- the era gene encoding GTPase Era, with product MTETPKKKFRSGFVAIVGLPNVGKSTLMNQILGTKVAIATPKPQTTRFNIRGILTGPDYQIVFVDTPGIHQARELFNRLMVEQAVRAIEEVDGVLWVVDASDRRPTEEEKILEILQKTEKPAVLALNKIDLVKKAELLPMIDFFSRLYPFRAIVPVSALERDGLSELVEELVALLPEGPPYYPPEMVTDQPERVLAAEIIREKLFMLTRQEIPYSTAVVVEEFREDPEKDLLYIQATIYVEKDSQKGIVIGKGGQMLKKIGTLAREELEFLFGKRVYLDLWVKVLKGWRKEERLLRRLEMPFF from the coding sequence ATGACGGAAACACCCAAAAAGAAATTTCGTTCGGGTTTTGTGGCCATTGTCGGACTTCCCAATGTGGGCAAATCCACCCTCATGAATCAGATCCTGGGGACCAAGGTGGCCATTGCCACCCCCAAGCCTCAGACCACCCGTTTCAACATCCGGGGGATCCTCACCGGCCCGGACTATCAGATCGTCTTTGTGGACACCCCGGGGATCCATCAGGCCCGGGAACTTTTCAATCGTCTCATGGTGGAACAGGCCGTGCGGGCCATCGAAGAGGTAGACGGGGTCCTCTGGGTGGTAGACGCCTCGGATCGCCGGCCCACTGAGGAAGAAAAAATTCTGGAAATCCTCCAGAAGACCGAAAAGCCCGCGGTTCTGGCCCTGAACAAGATAGATCTGGTCAAAAAGGCCGAGCTTCTGCCCATGATTGACTTCTTTTCACGGCTTTATCCCTTTCGGGCTATCGTCCCGGTCTCGGCCCTGGAGCGGGACGGCTTGAGCGAACTGGTAGAGGAGTTGGTGGCCTTACTTCCGGAGGGGCCGCCCTATTATCCTCCGGAGATGGTTACCGACCAGCCGGAACGGGTACTGGCCGCGGAGATCATTCGGGAAAAGCTCTTTATGCTCACCCGGCAGGAGATCCCCTATTCCACGGCGGTAGTGGTGGAGGAATTTCGGGAAGACCCGGAAAAGGACCTCCTCTATATTCAGGCGACCATCTATGTGGAAAAGGACTCCCAGAAAGGGATCGTAATCGGCAAGGGGGGGCAAATGCTCAAAAAGATCGGGACCCTGGCCCGGGAGGAACTGGAGTTCCTTTTCGGAAAACGGGTGTATCTGGATCTTTGGGTGAAGGTCCTCAAGGGATGGCGTAAGGAAGAACGCCTTCTGCGCCGCTTGGAAATGCCTTTCTTTTGA
- the lpxC gene encoding UDP-3-O-acyl-N-acetylglucosamine deacetylase, translated as MQRFQQTLAAPVELEEVGIFSGQKVRIVLEPAEAGEGVTFVLEGVSGAPRIPLRPEHVLGTEGATVLSDGYHSVYMVEHLLSALHGLGIDNVVVRVFGPEIPLFDGSAEVFVREILRQGLRLQPALKRYLEVLRPFEVRNGVGCLRFRPAPEFRLRVRIAFDHPLIGEQILQLTLNPLNYQKELAFARTFGFKEDLLRRKEKGLLRGGDLSNALVLDESRVLNGPLHRPDEFVRHKALDLVGDLFAAGIPFRGEVEAELSGHRLHIEALKNLLSAPGVARLSDGLAPVAFFFLAPKKRSFRAHY; from the coding sequence ATGCAGCGGTTCCAGCAGACCTTAGCCGCTCCGGTAGAACTGGAAGAGGTAGGGATTTTTTCGGGACAAAAAGTGCGGATAGTTCTGGAGCCTGCGGAGGCCGGAGAGGGGGTGACCTTTGTCTTGGAAGGGGTCTCCGGGGCTCCTCGGATCCCTCTGCGGCCGGAACACGTGCTGGGGACCGAAGGGGCCACGGTGCTTTCGGATGGATACCACTCCGTCTATATGGTGGAGCATCTCCTTTCGGCCCTTCACGGTCTGGGGATAGACAACGTGGTGGTGAGGGTCTTCGGTCCGGAAATCCCTCTTTTTGATGGCTCAGCCGAGGTCTTTGTACGGGAGATCTTGCGCCAGGGGCTGCGCCTCCAGCCCGCCCTTAAGCGCTACCTGGAAGTCCTGCGTCCCTTTGAAGTGCGAAACGGGGTGGGTTGTCTCCGGTTTCGCCCGGCCCCGGAGTTTCGCCTTCGGGTCCGCATCGCCTTTGACCATCCCTTGATCGGAGAGCAAATCCTTCAACTGACCCTTAACCCCCTTAACTATCAAAAAGAACTGGCCTTTGCCCGGACCTTTGGCTTTAAAGAAGACCTCTTGCGGCGCAAGGAAAAGGGCCTCCTGCGAGGGGGAGATCTCTCCAACGCCCTCGTACTTGACGAGAGCCGGGTTCTCAACGGCCCCCTACATCGTCCCGATGAATTTGTGCGCCACAAGGCCCTGGATCTGGTGGGGGACCTCTTTGCCGCCGGGATTCCCTTCCGGGGAGAGGTGGAGGCCGAGCTTTCCGGCCACCGGCTGCACATTGAAGCCCTGAAAAACCTCTTGAGCGCTCCGGGAGTGGCCCGCCTTTCCGACGGTCTGGCCCCGGTGGCCTTTTTTTTCCTCGCCCCTAAAAAGAGGTCTTTCCGGGCCCACTATTGA
- a CDS encoding FKBP-type peptidyl-prolyl cis-trans isomerase yields MRRAQIGDVVSIHCVGMLENGEIFESTPEDQPFYFEVGSPEIIPGLSEAVVGMAEGEEKEVLLSPDKAFGERDENLVREIPREALSLETEPQPGMMLNLIVDTPQGEMQFPALVAAVDPEKIVLDLNPPLAGKNVIFRIKLLGIHDREELVLEDL; encoded by the coding sequence ATGCGTAGGGCCCAGATCGGAGATGTAGTAAGCATCCATTGTGTAGGTATGTTGGAAAACGGGGAAATCTTCGAGAGCACTCCGGAGGATCAACCCTTCTACTTTGAGGTAGGCTCTCCGGAGATCATCCCCGGGCTCTCCGAGGCCGTGGTGGGCATGGCCGAGGGCGAAGAGAAGGAGGTTCTTCTTTCTCCGGACAAGGCCTTCGGAGAAAGGGACGAAAACCTGGTGCGGGAGATCCCGCGCGAGGCCCTTTCGCTGGAGACCGAGCCTCAGCCGGGGATGATGCTCAACCTCATCGTGGATACCCCTCAGGGAGAAATGCAGTTTCCGGCCCTAGTGGCTGCGGTGGATCCGGAGAAGATCGTCCTGGATCTCAATCCGCCGCTTGCGGGAAAGAACGTAATCTTCCGGATCAAACTCTTAGGAATCCACGACCGGGAAGAGCTGGTCCTCGAAGACCTTTAA
- a CDS encoding chordopoxvirus fusion protein, which translates to MFNPLRYLEDFRESFGEEAALKLLRALGEIYENLAQTVTREEFNELKEIVRQQGENLKVLTQRMDQLTQRVDQLTERMDQLTQRVDQLTEDVRQLTLRVDQLTEDVRRLTGEMGKMKGDLRDLRQQVGGLSITVGYTLENQAYRALPRLLARDYGLRVKGRLLRTFVEDDKGRPLEVNIFGRAQRDGQEVVILGEAKAQLSKRDVDRFLRKKVRPLEKVFPERFLVLVTHMISEPSVEAYARDRGVVLYYSYDFEGPEEAPF; encoded by the coding sequence ATGTTCAACCCTCTGCGCTATTTGGAAGATTTTCGCGAGAGCTTTGGAGAGGAGGCGGCCCTCAAACTCCTGCGGGCCCTGGGGGAAATCTACGAAAACTTGGCCCAGACGGTCACCCGGGAAGAATTCAATGAACTCAAAGAGATCGTTCGCCAGCAGGGCGAAAACCTAAAAGTCTTAACTCAACGGATGGATCAGCTCACCCAGCGGGTGGATCAGCTTACCGAACGGATGGATCAGCTCACCCAGCGGGTGGATCAGCTTACCGAAGATGTGCGCCAGCTTACCCTCCGGGTGGATCAACTCACGGAGGATGTGCGCCGGCTCACCGGAGAGATGGGCAAGATGAAAGGAGATCTCCGAGACCTGCGGCAACAGGTGGGAGGGCTAAGTATCACCGTGGGTTATACTCTGGAAAACCAGGCCTATCGGGCCCTTCCCCGGCTCCTGGCCCGAGACTACGGCCTCCGGGTGAAAGGTCGTCTCCTGCGCACCTTTGTGGAAGACGATAAGGGTCGCCCCCTGGAGGTAAATATCTTTGGCCGGGCGCAAAGGGACGGTCAAGAGGTGGTCATCCTGGGAGAGGCCAAGGCCCAGCTCTCCAAACGGGATGTGGATCGTTTCCTCCGCAAAAAGGTGCGGCCCCTCGAAAAAGTCTTTCCCGAACGCTTCCTGGTCCTGGTCACCCACATGATCTCTGAGCCCTCGGTGGAAGCCTATGCCCGGGATCGGGGGGTGGTCCTCTACTATTCCTACGACTTTGAGGGTCCCGAAGAGGCCCCTTTCTAG
- the panB gene encoding 3-methyl-2-oxobutanoate hydroxymethyltransferase — MGRLSVPEIQARKGREPIVALTAYDVVSARLAEEAGVDLLLIGDSAAMVVLGHEDTLPITMEEMLTFSRAVARGSERALLVGDLPFLSYQTGPVEAIRNAGRFLKEGGCQAVKMEGGQEVAEIVAAVVRAGIPVLGHIGLTPQRASALGGYRVQGRDLEGARKLLADAEALVEAGVFALLLECVPAELSRIITQRVPVPTIGIGAGPHCDGQILVFHDVVGLWPRFRPKFVRSYAELAPEIVRALRNYAQDVRAGNFPGPEESFSLSEEVLKALTEG; from the coding sequence ATGGGACGCCTGAGCGTACCGGAGATTCAGGCCCGCAAAGGGCGGGAGCCCATCGTGGCCCTTACGGCCTACGACGTGGTCTCCGCCCGCCTGGCCGAAGAAGCCGGGGTGGACCTTCTCCTAATAGGGGATTCCGCGGCCATGGTGGTCCTGGGCCACGAGGACACCCTGCCCATCACCATGGAAGAGATGCTTACTTTTTCCCGCGCGGTAGCCCGGGGTTCGGAACGGGCCCTTCTGGTGGGAGACCTGCCCTTTCTTTCCTATCAGACGGGGCCGGTGGAGGCCATCCGCAACGCCGGGCGTTTCCTCAAGGAGGGGGGCTGCCAGGCGGTAAAGATGGAGGGAGGCCAGGAGGTGGCGGAGATTGTGGCTGCGGTGGTCCGGGCGGGTATCCCGGTTTTGGGGCACATTGGCCTTACCCCGCAGAGGGCCTCGGCCCTCGGAGGTTATCGGGTCCAGGGTCGGGATCTTGAGGGGGCGCGCAAACTCCTGGCCGATGCCGAGGCCCTGGTGGAGGCCGGGGTCTTTGCCCTCCTTCTGGAATGTGTGCCCGCGGAGCTTTCCCGGATCATTACCCAGCGGGTCCCGGTGCCCACCATCGGCATCGGGGCCGGCCCTCACTGTGACGGCCAGATCCTCGTCTTTCACGATGTAGTGGGTCTCTGGCCCCGTTTCCGGCCCAAGTTTGTGCGCTCCTATGCGGAACTGGCTCCGGAGATCGTGCGGGCCTTAAGGAATTATGCCCAAGATGTCCGGGCCGGGAATTTCCCCGGTCCAGAAGAGAGTTTTTCCCTCTCCGAAGAGGTGCTTAAGGCCCTTACCGAAGGCTAG
- the ruvB gene encoding Holliday junction branch migration DNA helicase RuvB has protein sequence MDPLRPRTLAEYVGQEDLKRELEVYLSAARSRGEALDHMLLTGYPGLGKTTLAQVVAHELGVNFRITSGAALERPGDLAAILTTLEERDVLFIDEIHRLPKACEEVLYPAMEDFALDLVVGKGPGARAVRLKLPRFTLIGATTRPGLLSAPLRDRFGIVFKLDFYDQEALARILLRSAALLGIRLSEEAARVIASRSRGTPRIANRLLRRVRDYAEVKAAPEITPEIAQEALDLMDLDPLGLSPLDRRILETILEKFDGGPVGLSTLATALCEDPQTLEDIYEPYLIRCGLLRRTRKGRVLTERAYAYLKAPREGVLF, from the coding sequence ATGGACCCCCTTCGCCCGAGGACCCTTGCCGAATATGTAGGTCAAGAAGACCTGAAGAGGGAGCTTGAGGTCTATCTTTCGGCGGCCCGGTCCCGGGGGGAGGCCTTAGACCACATGCTCCTTACCGGTTACCCCGGCCTGGGCAAGACCACCCTGGCCCAGGTAGTGGCCCACGAACTGGGAGTGAATTTCCGGATTACCTCCGGGGCGGCCCTGGAGCGTCCGGGAGATCTGGCGGCCATCCTTACCACCCTGGAGGAGAGGGACGTCCTTTTTATCGACGAGATCCATCGCCTGCCCAAGGCCTGCGAGGAGGTCCTCTATCCGGCCATGGAGGACTTTGCCTTGGATCTGGTGGTGGGGAAGGGGCCCGGAGCCCGGGCCGTGCGCCTTAAGCTGCCCCGGTTCACTCTCATCGGGGCCACTACCCGTCCGGGTCTTCTTTCGGCCCCTCTGCGGGACCGTTTCGGGATAGTCTTTAAGTTGGATTTTTACGATCAGGAAGCCCTGGCCCGCATCCTTCTGCGCTCGGCGGCCCTTTTGGGGATCAGGCTTTCGGAAGAGGCGGCCCGGGTCATTGCGTCCCGCTCCCGGGGCACTCCGCGCATTGCCAACCGCCTTCTGCGCCGGGTGCGCGACTACGCCGAGGTGAAAGCGGCCCCGGAGATCACCCCGGAGATCGCCCAAGAGGCTTTGGATCTCATGGATCTGGACCCTTTGGGTCTTTCTCCCCTGGATCGACGCATCCTGGAGACCATTCTCGAAAAGTTCGACGGCGGCCCGGTAGGGCTTTCCACTCTGGCCACGGCCCTCTGTGAGGACCCTCAGACCCTGGAGGACATCTACGAACCCTATCTCATCCGCTGCGGTCTCCTGCGGCGCACCCGCAAGGGCCGGGTCCTCACCGAAAGGGCCTACGCCTACTTGAAGGCCCCCCGGGAGGGGGTATTGTTCTAG
- the ruvA gene encoding Holliday junction branch migration protein RuvA, whose amino-acid sequence MLAEIRGRLKHKIPGKVWIEAGPFTLEVSVPFTLVEELPPVGEEVRLPVCLWVQEGVPELYGFPDQASRETFLLLASLSGVGPRLALNILAFFRPEALEEAVAAEDLEALSRVPGIGPRRAERLCVELRGKLGLKRRPRAEVPHFREALEALKNLGFPATEAEEVLHRVYTGQEDLQELLRKALREFSPP is encoded by the coding sequence GTGCTGGCCGAGATCCGCGGGCGTCTGAAACACAAGATCCCGGGAAAGGTCTGGATAGAGGCCGGCCCCTTTACTTTGGAGGTCTCGGTGCCTTTCACCCTGGTGGAGGAGTTGCCCCCGGTGGGAGAGGAGGTGCGGCTTCCGGTCTGCCTGTGGGTGCAGGAGGGGGTTCCGGAACTTTACGGTTTTCCCGACCAGGCCTCCCGGGAGACCTTTCTCCTCCTGGCCTCCCTTTCTGGAGTGGGGCCTCGCCTGGCCCTGAACATCCTGGCCTTTTTTCGTCCGGAGGCCCTGGAGGAGGCCGTGGCTGCGGAAGACCTGGAGGCCCTCTCCCGGGTTCCGGGAATCGGACCGCGCCGGGCGGAGCGTCTTTGCGTGGAGTTGCGAGGCAAACTGGGGCTCAAGCGCCGGCCCCGGGCCGAGGTCCCTCATTTCCGTGAGGCCCTGGAGGCCCTCAAAAATCTGGGCTTTCCGGCCACGGAGGCTGAAGAGGTCCTTCACCGGGTCTACACCGGCCAGGAGGATCTACAGGAACTCCTGCGCAAGGCCCTGCGGGAATTCTCTCCCCCTTAA
- the ruvC gene encoding crossover junction endodeoxyribonuclease RuvC, with protein sequence MRILGIDPGCRATGYGLIEAQSRSPRALAWGVIRPRAGDPLPERLAFLFQKLEDLILTLAPQVLALEEVIPERFPRAALSLGQAQGVVLVLAARHGLPVRTYHPSAVKLALTGNGRARKEEVAFMVRATLGLAESLPRDASDALALALTHLYGETRCWPRSAGV encoded by the coding sequence GTGCGCATTCTGGGTATAGATCCTGGCTGCCGGGCCACGGGCTACGGTCTAATCGAGGCCCAAAGTCGTTCTCCGCGGGCCCTGGCCTGGGGGGTTATCCGTCCCCGGGCCGGCGATCCCCTTCCCGAGCGTCTGGCCTTCCTCTTCCAGAAACTCGAGGACCTTATTCTCACCCTGGCTCCCCAGGTCCTGGCCCTGGAAGAGGTCATCCCGGAGCGCTTTCCCCGGGCGGCCCTCTCCCTGGGACAGGCCCAGGGGGTGGTCCTGGTCCTGGCCGCCCGCCATGGTCTTCCGGTGCGCACCTATCATCCTTCGGCGGTCAAGCTGGCCCTTACCGGAAACGGACGGGCCCGAAAGGAGGAAGTGGCCTTTATGGTTCGGGCCACACTGGGGCTTGCGGAAAGCCTTCCCCGGGACGCCAGCGACGCCTTGGCCCTGGCCCTGACCCATCTGTACGGAGAGACGAGGTGCTGGCCGAGATCCGCGGGCGTCTGA
- a CDS encoding YebC/PmpR family DNA-binding transcriptional regulator: MAGHSHWAQIKRKKAAQDAKRGRLFTKIVREIMVAARLGGGDPEGNPRLRAAIAAAKAVNMPKENIERAIRKGLGLEEGTQYEEAVFEGYGPGGVAVYIESLTDNRRRTVAELRHIFSKCGGNLAEPGAVSWIFEKRGLIVIPRDGLSEDQVLEVALEAGAEDVRSYEGEFEIITAPEDFEEVKRQLEEAGLRPASAQVTLVPKTTVRLEDEKTAQQMLRLMEMLEDHDDVQKVYANFDIPEELMERLSGG; encoded by the coding sequence ATGGCCGGACATTCCCACTGGGCCCAGATCAAACGCAAAAAGGCCGCCCAGGACGCCAAGCGGGGTCGCCTTTTTACCAAAATCGTCCGGGAGATCATGGTGGCCGCCCGGTTGGGAGGGGGAGATCCGGAGGGTAATCCCCGTTTGCGGGCGGCCATAGCCGCGGCCAAGGCGGTGAATATGCCCAAAGAAAATATCGAGCGGGCCATCCGTAAGGGACTGGGCCTGGAAGAGGGAACCCAGTATGAAGAGGCCGTCTTCGAAGGTTACGGGCCGGGGGGGGTGGCGGTCTATATCGAAAGCCTGACCGACAATCGTCGGCGCACGGTGGCCGAACTCCGGCACATCTTCAGTAAGTGCGGAGGGAATCTGGCGGAGCCCGGGGCGGTCTCCTGGATCTTTGAAAAAAGGGGGCTCATCGTCATTCCCCGTGACGGTCTTTCCGAGGATCAGGTGCTGGAGGTGGCCCTGGAGGCCGGGGCCGAAGATGTGCGCAGTTATGAGGGAGAGTTCGAGATTATTACCGCTCCGGAGGACTTTGAGGAGGTCAAACGCCAGCTCGAGGAGGCCGGACTCCGGCCTGCCTCGGCCCAGGTGACTCTGGTCCCCAAGACCACGGTGCGCCTGGAGGACGAAAAGACCGCCCAGCAGATGCTCCGTCTCATGGAGATGCTAGAGGATCACGACGACGTACAGAAGGTTTATGCGAATTTTGATATCCCCGAGGAGCTGATGGAAAGGCTCTCCGGGGGTTAA
- the sbtA gene encoding SbtA family thio(seleno)oxazole RiPP natural product precursor, translating into MKEKELRKLLAGLSLSALLAGGGLAAAPVLAQSGUSGUGSKKGGGPALMETQPAENATKNATENATENATEVPRAEKPQGKSG; encoded by the coding sequence ATGAAGGAAAAAGAGCTTCGGAAGTTGCTTGCGGGCCTTAGTCTTTCGGCCCTTTTAGCCGGAGGGGGGTTGGCGGCGGCCCCGGTGCTGGCCCAGAGTGGCTGAAGCGGTTGAGGTTCTAAAAAGGGCGGCGGGCCCGCCCTCATGGAAACTCAACCCGCGGAGAACGCTACGAAAAACGCCACGGAGAATGCCACGGAAAACGCCACGGAGGTCCCCCGGGCCGAAAAACCTCAGGGCAAAAGCGGCTGA
- the sbtM gene encoding thio(seleno)oxazole modification radical SAM maturase SbtM, producing the protein MFRLASGVSLRKEGERYFLSFRDSAGRFEERPARAYELAALKLVAEGRPLREVAAEEGLPLALLKKALLAAWQEGLLEKEPSALVRQKGFEGAWFPKEEFRRAEVFTLQWHLTQRCDLSCRHCYDRSPRREPTLSEARRVLEELELFCERMRVFGQISFSGGNPFLYPHFWEVYKEAAARGFTLAILGNPVPEAELERLLALEPPAFYQVSLEGLSETNDYLRGPGHFERTLAFLKTLKAHGVSSSVMLTLHARNLSEVLPLAERLSGLAETFSFNRLALSGRGQSLLPAERKAFERFLEDYLEASGRLRHLHLKDNLFNRLLYLRGAEVCGGCTGFGCGAAFNFLALLPDGEVHACRKFPSPLGNLYREGLYQIYHSEAAQCYREGPRACRPCRLYGVCRGCLAVIATSGLNPFEDRDPFCPGPVD; encoded by the coding sequence ATGTTTCGTCTAGCCTCCGGAGTCTCTCTCCGGAAAGAAGGAGAGCGTTATTTTCTTTCTTTCCGAGATTCCGCGGGCCGGTTTGAGGAAAGGCCGGCCCGAGCCTACGAGCTTGCGGCCCTCAAACTGGTCGCCGAAGGTCGTCCGTTAAGGGAGGTAGCCGCAGAAGAGGGGCTCCCCCTGGCCCTTCTCAAAAAGGCCCTCCTTGCCGCCTGGCAGGAGGGTCTCCTCGAAAAAGAGCCTTCGGCCTTGGTGCGCCAAAAGGGTTTTGAAGGGGCCTGGTTTCCCAAAGAAGAATTCCGGCGGGCCGAGGTCTTCACCCTTCAGTGGCATCTCACCCAGCGCTGCGATCTTTCCTGTCGGCACTGTTACGACCGTAGCCCCCGCCGGGAACCCACCCTCAGCGAGGCCCGGCGGGTCCTGGAGGAACTGGAACTTTTCTGTGAAAGGATGCGCGTTTTCGGACAGATCTCCTTTTCCGGAGGGAATCCCTTTCTCTATCCCCACTTCTGGGAGGTCTATAAGGAGGCCGCCGCAAGGGGCTTCACCCTGGCCATCCTGGGAAATCCCGTCCCCGAGGCCGAGCTCGAAAGGCTCCTGGCCCTCGAACCTCCGGCCTTCTACCAGGTAAGCCTAGAGGGCCTTTCGGAGACCAATGATTATCTCCGGGGACCGGGACACTTCGAGCGCACCCTGGCCTTTCTCAAAACCCTCAAAGCCCACGGGGTATCCTCTTCGGTGATGCTCACCCTCCATGCCCGGAATCTTTCCGAGGTGTTGCCTCTGGCCGAAAGGCTTTCCGGGCTTGCCGAAACCTTCAGTTTCAACCGTTTGGCCCTTTCCGGCCGGGGCCAGAGTCTCCTTCCGGCAGAAAGGAAGGCCTTCGAGAGGTTTCTCGAAGACTACCTTGAGGCCTCCGGCCGCCTCCGGCATCTCCATCTAAAGGACAACCTCTTTAACCGCCTGCTTTATCTTCGGGGGGCGGAAGTTTGCGGGGGTTGCACCGGCTTTGGCTGCGGGGCCGCCTTTAATTTTCTGGCCCTCCTTCCAGACGGAGAGGTCCATGCCTGCCGCAAGTTTCCCTCGCCCCTAGGAAATCTTTACCGGGAGGGCCTTTACCAAATCTATCATTCCGAGGCCGCCCAGTGTTATCGGGAGGGCCCCCGGGCCTGCCGGCCCTGTCGCCTTTATGGAGTCTGCCGGGGGTGTCTGGCGGTCATAGCCACCTCCGGACTCAATCCCTTTGAGGACCGGGACCCCTTCTGCCCCGGGCCGGTGGATTAG